In a genomic window of Hippoglossus stenolepis isolate QCI-W04-F060 chromosome 17, HSTE1.2, whole genome shotgun sequence:
- the rbm24a gene encoding RNA-binding protein 24 — MHTTQKDTTYTKIFVGGLPYHTTDSSLRKYFEVFGEIEEAVVITDRQTGKSRGYGFVTMADRSAADRACKDPNPIIDGRKANVNLAYLGAKPRVMQPGFTFGVPQIHPAFIQRPYGIPAHYMYPQAFVQPSVVIPHVQPTATAPATASSPYIDYTGAAYAQYSAAAASAAAAAAAYEQYPYAASPAAAGYVATAGYGYAVQQPLATAAPGSAAAAAAAFGQYQPQQLQADRMQ; from the exons ATGCACACCACGCAAAAGGACACGACCTACACGAAGATTTTTGTCGGGGGTCTTCCCTACCACACCACGGATTCAAGTCTCAGGAAATATTTCGAGGTGTTCGGTGAGATCGAAGAGGCTGTGGTCATCACCGACAGGCAGACCGGCAAGTCGAGGGGTTATGGATTC GTGACGATGGCGGATCGCTCGGCTGCAGACCGGGCCTGCAAGGACCCCAACCCGATCATTGACGGCAGGAAGGCCAACGTCAACCTGGCCTATCTGGGAGCCAAGCCTCGAGTGATGCAGCCAG GTTTCACCTTTGGTGTTCCCCAAATCCACCCTGCGTTCATCCAAAGGCCTTATGG CATCCCGGCTCACTACATGTACCCTCAGGCCTTCGTGCAGCCTAGTGTGGTCATCCCTCATGTGCAGCCCACCGCCACTGCGCCTGCCACAGCTTCCTCCCCCTACATTGACTACACCGGAGCCGCCTACGCGCAGTATTCTGCTGCGGCCGCCAGCgccgcagctgctgctgccgcatACGAGCAGTATCCCTACGCCGCATCCCCTGCAGCCGCAGGCTACGTTGCCACCGCCGGCTACGGCTACGCAGTCCAGCAGCCTTTAGCCACCGCCGCCCCGGGCTCGGCCGCCGCTGCAGCCGCTGCCTTTGGTCAGTACCAGCCTCAGCAGCTGCAAGCCGACCGCATGCAATAG